Part of the Etheostoma cragini isolate CJK2018 chromosome 8, CSU_Ecrag_1.0, whole genome shotgun sequence genome, AATATAATAGTAATAAGGACACAAAGCAATTACCAACCCAGACAGGGGAGTTTGTCCTGATACCGTATGGATGTAAGGATGGGTCACAGATTATTTAATTTATGAGGGGTAAAAAGGGGGCTCAATTTCAAGAGGTATTCTACATATTTTGAattctctgttgttgtttttcttgcacATATCTCTGTGGAATTCAATTGCAACATGACTCAAATATGGGTCAAGTTCACACCATGCGTTTATTGTGTGTGAGATGTAAAGAAAGGAGGATATCGGTGGGAAGAGGGGGTGTGAGCTGCAGTCATCTACAGagcagagggaaggagaggCTCCTCAGTCGAGGCTCAGCTAGCTGAGTCTGTTGCTGGCCAGATCAGCTGGCAGTCTGTCTAGCGGGGGTGTGGCACATCACAACAAAGAGCTTTGGGCAGAAAGGCGACTGCACAGCTCTTATCAACCCCCTCAATTTGAGTCGATCTACATCTTTGCCCCCCCTCCACTCAATGGCCTACCGTGTGGAATGCAAATAGCAAATATGGAGGTATAGACCTTCAGGAGAGTCAAACGTAGAATTCTGCTGATCTGGAGCGCATTTGATAGCCATTTATTCTGCAGGGTAAATGTACACTCACTGGATTGATCTTGTAAACTTTTTGCATGCCAATGTGAGTGCATAGGCCTACTTGGCTTGATGATCACGATGTACGCATTATGCCTACATGTTGTTGTCTTACTTTCTCATGTCACCAAAGTTGACTTTAAGTAATGCGCGCAGACGACAACTGTAACCTGATCTGTGTCATTTTGTTCTGCATTTGCACTGCAGTTTCGGTTTGTACATCCTGTCCAGGGCGGGGGGTGGGGGTAACAAGAGGAAAGCAGTGACAAAGCTCTGAGACTTGAGTGGGAGTGGCACTATTTATGACTCCCTCCCTTCCCCGAAATTAAAAGGAAATCTCGCAAGTTTATACAACTTAAGGAACAATGCAATTACACTATGCGCAAAGTATTTTACTGTAACCTGTGTGTGCCGATTATTCCCATTCAGGGTGGATCCGTGAATGTTTTTGACGCGAGGAAACATAGTGACCCTCCTCTGTACAAATATCGGTTTGAATTTATGAAAAACCCACTTCTTATCAGTATTCTCAGTTTTACTCATCCGTTCTCACATAGGCAAGGGAACTCATTGTCACAGCAACACACATTTGCATCCAATGAAACTGACCTGTATGTGTCCTTAGATGGGCTTTGAGGTGGGATGATTTGCCATAAACTTTTTCACAACCTGAATAGTGGCATTTGTGCTTTTTCTGAGGCGATTCAGGCTCAGTTCGACCTCGCGATCTTTTGCCTCTTTGTTTGAGCGTAGGATCGGAGATGGTGGTAGGTGTGGCAGAGTTTCCATCATCTATGTGGTTCGGCATGCTCTCATCCTTTATTTTTGCCTGCTCGGCAACATTGTTGGGAGTCTGCTGGTTAAAATCCGCCAAAATCCGCGCCACCACAAAAATAGAGGAGTTATCTTTCACCAAAGGttcttttatttcctctccGTTCTTGGAGGAGGACGGGGTTTCTGGTTTAATCTCCCTATTCCCTTGAGCGTGGACAATTGCACGACTGGACATTGAAACAAGGCACTCTGCAGCAAAGTGAtccattttgtctttgaaactTGCCCCCTCTGCTTCTTAATgacaatcaaaaaataaaaaggatggCGTGAGAAAAACTTGTTCCGTGGTTCCCTTTGTGTGTTCGTGAGGAGGAGGTCGTTCTCACCAGAGAACTGACTTTATGATCTCACCCGGCTTTTCATTATCATCACCATCCTGTGAGAGAAACGCCTCGGACGAAAATGCAgacaagtgagaaaaaaaaaagaaacccaaagtCTTTGTTTAGTGCAACGACGCTGGTGACAGGACCTCGACAAACTTGGATGTGTTAACTCCCATCGCGGCTTCAACCACTCTCCAGCATAGTGAGTGTGTCTCCTGAGCGTCTGTGCTGCTGGTTGTATCCATGCTGGGGGCGTGTCGACCGGCAGCGCTCAGCAGCACCGTCAGAGTAGCCGTACATTCATTGGGTGCTGCTTGTCCCCAAATGCACTGAACAACACGAGTTACTTGGAAGTTTCACCACAGGTTGCCTCCATGCATTCAGATGATGTATCTCACAGGCGACACAGGTATGCACAGTAGAGACCTttaggaagaaagaaaacatgcaatatgtcggggggggggggcattctgCAGCATATCCTGTCAAGCCGGAGTACACTAAGatcttttgtaatatttttttaagaaatctaTTGGATACTATTGGTTAGGGTTGTAACTAAGGATTAATTTCCTCCTAGTTGATTAATCATGAccaactactttttttttttaagtattgtaTGAAACCAGTCCAAAACGTCAAGTCAGTCACgttacattgatttaaaaaaaaaggttacacaTCCTCTTAATATAAATActtaatataaacaaatatataaaaattccATTCAATCAAAACGGCTagagaataaaaatgttcatttagATCCACGACTTGATTAATTGACCAATTCtattgggaaaagaaaaaaacaagtttggtCTTTTAAAGCTATCAGTTGATGAAAAGCCAGTCTTATAGTAATAAATTGAGCAATTTACCCTTTTCACAAACTTATCTGAAAAGATGAATTTAATCCCATATTGACTTTCTATTACGTATAATCCAATCACTAATAAGGAAATGATAAAGAAAGCACATGTcacaaaattacttttttgaggTAGGCCTACTGTAAGTGAGGTGTCTATTCTGCAAAATGGGCTGCAGTTTATCATCAGAAAGATTTCCCGGATACTTTgaatttttgtgtcattttttttgcagtgttttgttttctattgcACTATTTTGTAAACGCATACATGACGAGAGAAATAGAAAGTCTATGTATTTAACAACTTAAAAAAGGCATCCAGGAGTTGATATCCTTTGTGATTATGACCC contains:
- the klf13 gene encoding Krueppel-like factor 13; this translates as MDHFAAECLVSMSSRAIVHAQGNREIKPETPSSSKNGEEIKEPLVKDNSSIFVVARILADFNQQTPNNVAEQAKIKDESMPNHIDDGNSATPTTISDPTLKQRGKRSRGRTEPESPQKKHKCHYSGCEKVYGKSSHLKAHLRTHTGERPFPCTWPDCSKKFARSDELARHYRTHTGEKKFGCPLCDKRFMRSDHLMKHARRHSDFQPGMLKRPHGSSSSTRPSSLSDYSRSDASSPTLSPTLSPALSPANSP